The following DNA comes from Polynucleobacter sp. MG-6-Vaara-E2.
CACCCGAGCAACCAATTGGATGACCCAATGCAATTGCACCACCGTTCACGTTGGTTTTAGCAGGATCCAAGCCCAAACCTTTGGTCACTGCCAAAGCTTGTGCTGCAAAGGCTTCGTTAGATTCAATTACATCCATCTGATCCAATTTCAAACCAGCGCGCTCTAGAGCAAGCTTGGTTGCAGGGATAGGTCCTTCGCCCATGATGTGATTAGGAACGCCGGCTACCGCATAAGAAACTAAACGAGCAATTGGCTTATGACCGGCTTTCTTCGCCGTTTCAGCATCAGCCAAAACAAAGAATGCAGCACCATCATTAATACCAGAGGCATTGCCAGCGGTTACTGATCCGCCCTCTTTCTTAAATACAGCCTTCATCTTGCTCAATGTTTCCATCGTGGTATCTGGCTTCACATGCTCATCAGTATCAAATACAACTTCACCTTTGCGAGATTTGATAGTGATCGGCACGATCTGTGACTTGAAGCAGCCTTCCTTGATGGCATTTGCAGCACGGCGATGAGACTCAACCGCTAAAGCATCTTGCTCTTCACGTGTCAGTTTCCATTTTTCAACAAGGTTCTCTGCAGTCACACCCATGTGTCCAACACCAAATGGATCCGTTAGTACAGCCACCATGAGGTCGAGCATCTTGGTATCACCCATGCGGGCACCACTGCGCATTGCTGGTGAGCCATACATGCCGCGAGACATGACCTCTACACCACCACCAACACCATAGTCACAATCACCCAACATAATTTGTTGAGCAGTTGTCACGATTGCTTGTAGGCCGGAACTACATAAGCGGTTCAAGGCCATTGCTACAGACTCCATTGTCAAACCAGCTTGAATTGCTGCAACACGTGCAACATAAGCATAACGACTGTCTGTTGGAATGGTGTTGCCAACAGTTACATAATTAATCAGGGCAGGATCAACACCGGAGCGAGTGACCGCCTCTTTCATGACGATTCCGCCAAGTTCAGAAGGTTCGAAACTGCTCAAAGAACCATTAAAGGCGCCAATTGCGGAACGTACTGCACTTAAGACAACGACATCACGACTCATATCAATCCCCTTTACTATGCCTAAAAATTAGGCTTATTTGCACTATCTAAATGACACAAGCAGTATTTTTATAACAATCGTCAAGTTTCGGCTATTAGGTCATGCCCTTGGGAGCTAATGACCGTAGCTCGAATGATTTCACCCGCTCGATAGCGTTTGGAGGGTTTGCTAGGGGGTAAAACCCGCACTAGACCATCAATTTCAGGGGCATCACCAATACTTCGACCAATTCCACCTGATTCGTCCACGCGGTCAATGATGACCTGAATACGCTTACCCACTTTTTTGGATAGGCGTTTGATGGATATTTCTTCTGCTTTAGCCATAAATCTAGCCTTGCGGTCTTCACGAACCTGGTCTGGCACTGGATTATCAAGCTGGTTAGCAAGCGCGCCATCGACTGGTGAATATGCAAAGCAACCAGCCCGATCAATTTGCGCCTCATCCAAGAAATTCAGTAAATACTCAAACTCTGCTTCAGTCTCACCAGGGAATCCAGCAATAAAGGTGCTCCGAATGACTAAATCTGGACATGCTTGTCGCCACGTCAAGATGCGTTCTACATTTTTCTCACCACTTGCTGGACGCTTCATTCTCTTGAGCACATCTGGATGAGCATGCTGCAATGGAATATCAAGATAAGGCAAGACCCCATAACCATGTTCAGAAAATTCTGCCATCAGCGGCAAGATGTCGTCCACATGAGGATATGGGTATACATAGTGAAGTCTGACCCAGGCTTGATGTTCGCGCGCTATTTGATTTAACGCGTTCACTAAATCAAACATTCTGGTTTTTACTGGCTTACCATCCCAAAAGCCAGTGCGATAATGAATATCTACACCATACGCACTAGTGTCCTGCGAGACTACCAACAATTCTTTAACGCCTGACTCAAAGAGACGTTTCGCCTCAAGCAAGACTTCGCCAATTGGACGAGAAACAAGATCGCCACGCAAATTGGGGATGATGCAAAAAGTACAGCGGTGATTGCAACCCTCAGAAATTTTCAAATAAGCATAGTGTTTTGGCGTGAGCTTCACACCAGCGGGCGGAACTAAATCAGTAAAAGGGTCATGTGGCTTAGGTAGGTGCAAGTGAATGGCTTGCATCACCTCATCAGTAGCATGCGGGCCAGTTACAGCAAGGACTTTGGGGTGAATGCTCTGAATCAAATCACTTCCATCGGCATTCTTCCGGGCACCCAAACACCCCGTAACAATCACTTTGCCGTTTTCAGCAAGCGCTTCACCGATTGCAGAAAGACTCTCCTCGACAGCAGAGTCGATAAAGCCACAGGTGTTTACGACAACGAGATCAGCGCCTGAATAATCATCAGCGGTCTCATAACCTTCCGAACTCAGTTGCGTGAGGATGAGTTCAGAATCAACTAAAGCCTTGGGGCAACCCAAGGAAACAAAACCAATTTTTCCAGCCACAACTAATCTTTTTCAGTTTTGCTAGGCTGTGGTGTAAATGGAAAGCTACCAAACATATTGTGAGAGCCTTGCATTTGCTCTTGCATTTTCACAAATAAGTCTTTGCTTTGTTCCATATAGTTGCCCATCAGGCCCTGCATCAGCGGGTTCTGTAGGTTCAACATTTGCGACCAAGCTTCAGGCGTACTACCAGCACCTAAGCCTTTAGTTTGATCACCCAACTTATTGTGAATGTCCACAAAGGACTGCATAGTCTTCTCGAGATAATTTCCCATCAGACCTTGCATGGAATTACCGTAGAAACGAATAATCTGAGAAAGCATTTGGGTTGAGAAGACTGGTGCTCCTCCAGCCTCTTCTTCCAGAATAATTTGCAATAGGATGTTGCGTGTTAAGTCTTCATCTGTCTTAGCATCAACAACCTTAAAACTTTCGTTGGTCATGACTAGACCCTTGATATCTGCCAGAGTCACATAAGTGCTGGTTTGAGTGTCATAAAGACGACGATTTGGGTACTTCTTAATCAGCCGATCTTCACCAGCTCTTTTGGTACGGGTAGCCATTTTTTTCCTTACTGAATACTGCAACGCAACATCAGTGTAGTTTATCTCTAGTTTGACCAAAAGGTAAACAAGCTGTGTTGCGCCCTAACAAAACTGCGTTTTTGGCTAGATTAGCCAGTGTGAATACCGCCATTAAGTGAGAAGTCGGCACCAGTTGCATAGCCACCATCTTCCGATGCAATCCAACAGCAAATGGATGCAATCTCATCCGGAGTGCCCAAACGCTTCACAGGAATGCCGGAAACAATCTTCTCGAGCACGTCCTCACGAATCGCTTTCACCATATCAGTACCGATATAGCCAGGAGATACGGTGTTTACTGTAACGCCCTTAGTCGCCACTTCCTGCGCTAAAGCCATTGTGAAACCATGCAAACCCGCTTTAGCAGTGGAATAGTTACATTGACCGAACTGACCCTTTTGACCATTCACCGAAGAAATATTGATGATGCGACCCCAATTGTTATCAGCCATGCCATCAATCACTTGCTTAGTTACATTAAAAAGTGAATTGAGATTGGTATCTATAACGGCTTTCCAGGCATCTGGAGTCATTTTGCGGAATACGCTATCACGGGTAATGCCTGCGTTATTTACCAATACGTCGACACGACCAACTTCCGCCTTAACCTTGTCAAATGCCGCAACAGTGCTATCCCAGTCAGATACGTTACCCTCTGAGGCAATGAAATCATAGCCAAGAGCCTTTTGCTCACCAAGCCAACGGTCCTTACGCGGTGAATTTGGACCACAACCAGCAATCACCTTAAAACCATCTTTTGCCAAACGCTGGCAAATAGCGGTACCGATTCCACCCATACCACCAGTTACATATGCGACTTTTTGAGACATCACTTTCCCCTTGTAAAAAACCTGTGTTAATTATTCGTTTGCAATTGATCTAAGCTGCTTTTTTCTTTTACGTAAATACCCGGCGCAGCTTCCAACTTTTTATATTTGGCATTACCAAATGTTTTGCTTGCCGGTTTGCGTTCCCCTCCGAATTGCTCTAACCATGCGGTGTAATTTGGCCACCAGCTTCCAGGTATTTGTTTAGCGCCTTCTAACCAAGCTTCGGCTGTGGGCTCAATCTTGTTGTTCTCAAAGTAATAACGTTTGTTCTTAGCAGGAGGATTAATCACTCCTGCAATATGTCCAGAGGCGCCCAATACAAAGCGGTTCTTCCCCTTAAGAATGTGGGTAGATTGGTAGGCAGATTGCCAAGGAACAATATGATCCTCTTGAGATGCATAGAGGTATGCAGGGCATTTGATCTTGCCCAGGTCAATCTTTTCACCGCAAATGGTGACTTTGCCGGGCTTTATCAGATCATTCTGTAAATAGGTGTGACGCAAATACCAGCAATACATATTGCCGGGGAGATTCGTGGAGTCTCCATTCCAATATAAGAGATCAAATGGTGGTGGGGAATTTCCCTTTAAATAGTTCTCAACAACATAGTTCCACACTAAATCATTTGGCCTGAGGAATGAGAAAGTATTACCCAAATCAAGACCAGACATCATTCCGTATTTACCACCCTTGCCGCCGATAGTGTTCTCTCGAAGTTCAACCATGCCTTCATCAATAAAGACGTCTAAGATGCCAGTGTTAGTAAAATCAAGCAAAGTTGTAAACAAGGTCAAGCTAGCTGCAGGATGCTGATCACGTGCAGCCAACACCGCGAGTGCTGAAGTCGTCAAGGTTCCGCCAACGCAGAACCCCAATATATTAATTTGCTTAGATGCACCAATGTCTTGAACCACTTCAATAGCCTTGATGACGCCCTTGCCAACATAATCTTCCCAACTCACTTGGGCCATAGACGCATCTGGGTTCTTCCAAGAGACCAAAAACACTGTATGCCCTTGAGACACCATATGTCTCACTACGGAGTTATCTGGCTGTAAATCTAAGATGTAATACTTATTAATGCATGGGGGCACCATTAAATAAGGTCGCGAGAAAACGGTCTCTGTCAGCGGTGTGTACTGAATTAATTCAAAAAGCTCATTACGAAACACCACATGACCTTCGGTGGTGGCAATATTTTTACCAACTTCAAATGCACTCTCATCGGTAATGGATACTTTGCCCTTTTTCATATCACCCAGTAAATTCACAATCCCTTTTTGAATGGATTGACCTTGTGTACTGATGATGTTCTCAAGGACCTCAGGATTGGTGGCAATGAAATTCGATGGGGACAAGGCATCAATCATTTGCTCTGTAGTGAATAAAATCTTCTGACGGGTTTTCTCATCCGTATCAACCGCTTGAGCTAGAGACAATAAGTGTTTTGAATTGAGCAAATAGGTTGCTGCGATAACCTTGCTCCAAGAGGAGTGCCATGCTTTTCCTGAAAAGCGACGATCTTTGACTTCAATTGCCTCGGGATTTGTCGCAATATGAGCCAACTCAGTGAAATATTCTTTTTGAATTTCAGCTAAGCGCTCTTGTGGAATTAGTGCCATGTGGTGCGGAGCCAAAGAAGGCGTTGCACCAGTGTTCATGCCTGCAAACATAGTTATCTCTTCATTTAAGAGAGACCATTCTGCATCTAGAAGGTATATAGAGTTATACGCAATAACCCTAGCTGTAGAGCTGAGCTAGTAATTACCCTCGGATGAAAGGGTGATAAAAATTGCGATTATTGAGATGGATCAATCCAAATCAGGCTAGCAAACCTTCCAGTCACTCCATCTCGGCGATAGGAAAAAAATTGATTGGCTTGTGTCACAGCACAAAAATCACCACCATCAATCTGATGCACGCCTATAGATTGAAGTCTACTGCGCGCCAAAGAATAGATATTG
Coding sequences within:
- a CDS encoding acetyl-CoA C-acyltransferase family protein, whose translation is MSRDVVVLSAVRSAIGAFNGSLSSFEPSELGGIVMKEAVTRSGVDPALINYVTVGNTIPTDSRYAYVARVAAIQAGLTMESVAMALNRLCSSGLQAIVTTAQQIMLGDCDYGVGGGVEVMSRGMYGSPAMRSGARMGDTKMLDLMVAVLTDPFGVGHMGVTAENLVEKWKLTREEQDALAVESHRRAANAIKEGCFKSQIVPITIKSRKGEVVFDTDEHVKPDTTMETLSKMKAVFKKEGGSVTAGNASGINDGAAFFVLADAETAKKAGHKPIARLVSYAVAGVPNHIMGEGPIPATKLALERAGLKLDQMDVIESNEAFAAQALAVTKGLGLDPAKTNVNGGAIALGHPIGCSGAAIATKAIHELQRVQGKYALVTMCIGGGQGIATIFERM
- the rimO gene encoding 30S ribosomal protein S12 methylthiotransferase RimO codes for the protein MAGKIGFVSLGCPKALVDSELILTQLSSEGYETADDYSGADLVVVNTCGFIDSAVEESLSAIGEALAENGKVIVTGCLGARKNADGSDLIQSIHPKVLAVTGPHATDEVMQAIHLHLPKPHDPFTDLVPPAGVKLTPKHYAYLKISEGCNHRCTFCIIPNLRGDLVSRPIGEVLLEAKRLFESGVKELLVVSQDTSAYGVDIHYRTGFWDGKPVKTRMFDLVNALNQIAREHQAWVRLHYVYPYPHVDDILPLMAEFSEHGYGVLPYLDIPLQHAHPDVLKRMKRPASGEKNVERILTWRQACPDLVIRSTFIAGFPGETEAEFEYLLNFLDEAQIDRAGCFAYSPVDGALANQLDNPVPDQVREDRKARFMAKAEEISIKRLSKKVGKRIQVIIDRVDESGGIGRSIGDAPEIDGLVRVLPPSKPSKRYRAGEIIRATVISSQGHDLIAET
- the phaR gene encoding polyhydroxyalkanoate synthesis repressor PhaR gives rise to the protein MATRTKRAGEDRLIKKYPNRRLYDTQTSTYVTLADIKGLVMTNESFKVVDAKTDEDLTRNILLQIILEEEAGGAPVFSTQMLSQIIRFYGNSMQGLMGNYLEKTMQSFVDIHNKLGDQTKGLGAGSTPEAWSQMLNLQNPLMQGLMGNYMEQSKDLFVKMQEQMQGSHNMFGSFPFTPQPSKTEKD
- a CDS encoding 3-ketoacyl-ACP reductase, yielding MSQKVAYVTGGMGGIGTAICQRLAKDGFKVIAGCGPNSPRKDRWLGEQKALGYDFIASEGNVSDWDSTVAAFDKVKAEVGRVDVLVNNAGITRDSVFRKMTPDAWKAVIDTNLNSLFNVTKQVIDGMADNNWGRIINISSVNGQKGQFGQCNYSTAKAGLHGFTMALAQEVATKGVTVNTVSPGYIGTDMVKAIREDVLEKIVSGIPVKRLGTPDEIASICCWIASEDGGYATGADFSLNGGIHTG
- the phaC gene encoding class I poly(R)-hydroxyalkanoic acid synthase, coding for MFAGMNTGATPSLAPHHMALIPQERLAEIQKEYFTELAHIATNPEAIEVKDRRFSGKAWHSSWSKVIAATYLLNSKHLLSLAQAVDTDEKTRQKILFTTEQMIDALSPSNFIATNPEVLENIISTQGQSIQKGIVNLLGDMKKGKVSITDESAFEVGKNIATTEGHVVFRNELFELIQYTPLTETVFSRPYLMVPPCINKYYILDLQPDNSVVRHMVSQGHTVFLVSWKNPDASMAQVSWEDYVGKGVIKAIEVVQDIGASKQINILGFCVGGTLTTSALAVLAARDQHPAASLTLFTTLLDFTNTGILDVFIDEGMVELRENTIGGKGGKYGMMSGLDLGNTFSFLRPNDLVWNYVVENYLKGNSPPPFDLLYWNGDSTNLPGNMYCWYLRHTYLQNDLIKPGKVTICGEKIDLGKIKCPAYLYASQEDHIVPWQSAYQSTHILKGKNRFVLGASGHIAGVINPPAKNKRYYFENNKIEPTAEAWLEGAKQIPGSWWPNYTAWLEQFGGERKPASKTFGNAKYKKLEAAPGIYVKEKSSLDQLQTNN